A DNA window from Streptomyces sp. CA-278952 contains the following coding sequences:
- a CDS encoding DUF5914 domain-containing protein — MRPAARRPRSGRLPLRVRRAPVPWERQAPTWRDAKPWLITEALKRARSRPSGNWYVIGASRALPPGKALGVTVGSTEVVAWRDGAGKLRTGPGACPHLGAPLRDSPVRCGTLVCHWHGLALDGRPFAGWEPYPAFDDGVLLWVRLDHMGGEPPSERPYLPGRPRARDAVAAVYSGVGRCEPEDVVANRLDPWHGAWFHPYSFVDLTVTGTPADSPADDDGFTVDVSFKVAGRLVVPVRARFTAPEPRTVVMHIVEGEGAGSVVETHATPLAPDERGKPRTAVTEALVAASDRRGFAVARAAAPLLRPLMRASAGRLWRDDLAYAERRWELRDSGTFPG, encoded by the coding sequence ATGAGGCCGGCGGCACGACGCCCACGCTCCGGCCGTCTTCCCTTGCGGGTGCGGCGCGCGCCCGTCCCGTGGGAGCGTCAGGCACCCACGTGGCGCGACGCGAAACCCTGGCTCATCACGGAGGCCCTGAAGCGTGCGCGGAGCAGGCCTTCCGGCAACTGGTACGTCATCGGAGCCTCGCGCGCCCTTCCTCCCGGGAAGGCCCTCGGGGTCACGGTCGGCTCCACCGAAGTGGTGGCGTGGCGCGACGGCGCGGGAAAGCTGCGTACCGGTCCGGGTGCGTGCCCGCATCTGGGGGCACCGCTGCGCGACAGCCCCGTCCGCTGCGGCACGCTGGTCTGCCACTGGCACGGACTAGCGTTGGACGGCCGGCCGTTCGCCGGATGGGAGCCCTATCCCGCCTTCGACGACGGCGTCCTTCTCTGGGTGCGGCTCGACCACATGGGGGGTGAGCCCCCTTCGGAACGTCCGTACCTACCCGGCCGGCCGAGGGCGCGGGACGCCGTGGCGGCGGTCTACTCCGGCGTGGGGCGCTGCGAGCCGGAAGACGTCGTGGCCAACCGTCTCGATCCCTGGCACGGCGCGTGGTTCCACCCGTACTCCTTCGTGGACCTGACGGTGACGGGAACGCCCGCCGACAGCCCGGCGGACGACGACGGGTTCACCGTCGACGTGTCCTTCAAGGTGGCCGGGCGACTGGTGGTGCCGGTCCGGGCCCGGTTCACGGCGCCCGAGCCCCGTACGGTCGTCATGCACATCGTCGAGGGCGAGGGCGCGGGGTCCGTCGTGGAGACCCACGCCACACCCCTCGCTCCGGACGAGCGGGGCAAGCCCCGGACCGCCGTGACGGAGGCACTGGTCGCGGCGTCGGACCGTCGTGGCTTCGCCGTGGCCCGGGCGGCCGCCCCTCTGCTGCGCCCCCTGATGCGTGCCTCGGCCGGCCGGTTGTGGCGGGACGACCTGGCGTACGCGGAGAGGCGCTGGGAACTCCGCGACAGTGGGACGTTCCCGGGCTGA
- a CDS encoding polyprenyl synthetase family protein, which yields MGRRQPTKHSFSDSPRPAHDVRGGRQHTPSSEDARVVDSDVVGSVLRTARAVLADRIDEAVRSDASFCEELARRVADFTLEGGKRMRPRLLWWGMRSCGAAETAAALRLGVALELIQSCALIHDDVMDRSRLRRGKPAMHIGLAERAGLSPDSERGSDFGASAAVLAGDLALVWADDTVAETVLSAAQRRRIGALWRAMRTEMVAGQYLDLRGQLSGGSSVAQALRTACLKSASYSVERPLAIGAALAGADDRTTDALRSAGRCAGIAFQLRDDLLGVFGDPALTGKPSGDDIREGKSTYLLAVARNSAEASGDEQALAVLGRATGNADLTEEDLADVRGVLEVTGARAHVERKAEHLRDHAVRRLGQAVDVDAHGGRQLLGLLRTVSGERTAHSPTTAGETHGGGTGVAGASPVLMTTEGGNAG from the coding sequence ATGGGCCGCCGCCAGCCTACGAAGCACTCGTTCAGTGATTCTCCGCGCCCGGCCCACGACGTGCGCGGAGGCCGCCAGCACACCCCGTCGTCCGAGGACGCCCGGGTCGTGGACTCGGACGTGGTCGGTTCGGTCCTGCGCACCGCACGGGCCGTGCTGGCGGACCGGATCGACGAGGCGGTGCGGAGCGACGCCTCGTTCTGCGAGGAGTTGGCACGGCGGGTCGCCGACTTCACGCTGGAGGGCGGCAAGCGGATGCGGCCCCGCCTCCTGTGGTGGGGGATGCGTTCCTGTGGTGCGGCGGAGACCGCGGCCGCGCTGCGGCTCGGGGTGGCGCTGGAGCTGATCCAGAGCTGCGCGCTCATCCATGACGATGTGATGGACCGCTCGCGGCTTCGCCGGGGGAAGCCTGCCATGCACATCGGTCTGGCAGAACGTGCGGGTCTCTCGCCGGATTCCGAGCGGGGTTCCGACTTCGGCGCCTCGGCCGCCGTGCTGGCGGGGGACCTCGCACTGGTCTGGGCCGACGACACGGTGGCGGAGACCGTGCTGTCCGCCGCTCAGCGTCGTCGGATCGGCGCCCTGTGGCGGGCCATGCGGACCGAGATGGTCGCCGGGCAGTATCTGGATCTGCGTGGCCAGCTCAGCGGTGGGTCGTCCGTGGCGCAAGCCTTGCGGACCGCCTGCCTCAAGAGTGCCTCGTACTCCGTCGAGCGGCCTCTGGCGATCGGCGCCGCCCTGGCGGGCGCCGATGACCGGACCACCGACGCTCTGCGCTCCGCCGGCCGGTGTGCCGGTATCGCCTTTCAGCTGCGGGACGATCTGCTCGGGGTCTTCGGCGACCCGGCGCTGACCGGGAAGCCGTCCGGCGACGACATCCGCGAGGGCAAGTCGACCTATTTGCTGGCTGTCGCCCGGAACTCGGCCGAAGCGTCGGGCGACGAACAAGCACTGGCGGTACTCGGCCGCGCCACCGGCAACGCCGACCTCACCGAGGAGGATCTCGCGGACGTACGCGGCGTGCTCGAGGTGACGGGGGCGCGCGCCCATGTGGAGCGGAAGGCGGAGCACCTCCGCGACCACGCCGTACGTCGTCTGGGACAGGCCGTCGACGTGGACGCGCACGGCGGCCGCCAGTTGCTCGGTCTGCTGCGCACGGTCTCCGGGGAGCGGACCGCCCACTCCCCCACCACCGCCGGTGAGACGCACGGTGGCGGCACCGGGGTGGCAGGGGCCTCACCGGTCCTGATGACGACCGAAGGAGGTAATGCGGGGTGA
- a CDS encoding phytoene desaturase: MITVKGPVDHVVVVGAGLAGLAAALHLLGAGRRVTVVEREDVPGGRAGLLESGGFRIDTGPTVLTMPDLVEDAFAAVGERMADRLELIRLAPAYRARFADGSQLDVHTDGAAMEAAVEEFAGARQAVGYRRLRIWLERLYRVQMRRFIDTNFDSPLQLAHPDLARLAALGGFGRLDARIGHFVSDERLRRVFSFQALYAGVPPARALAAYAVIAYMDTVAGVYFPRGGMHALPRAMADAASDAGAVLRYGQRVTRLERSGDRVTAVVTDQEHIPCDAVVLTPDLPVSYRLLGRTPHRPLPLRHSPSAVILHAGTDRTWPDLAHHTISFGAAWKNTFHELTRTGRLMSDPSLLITRPTATDPSLAPPGKHLHYVLAPCPNTEVGPGVREWRELGPRYRDELLAELERREMPGLGAAIEEEGLVTPVDWTAQGHAAGTPFSVAHTFPQTGPFRPRNLVRGTVNAVLAGCGTTPGVGVPTVLISGKLAAERITGPRIARAPRSAPGGSSA, from the coding sequence GTGATCACGGTCAAGGGGCCCGTCGACCATGTGGTGGTGGTCGGTGCCGGTCTGGCAGGACTGGCCGCCGCGCTGCACCTGCTGGGCGCGGGCCGCCGCGTGACGGTCGTCGAGCGGGAGGACGTGCCCGGGGGCCGGGCCGGGCTCCTGGAGTCGGGCGGCTTCCGTATCGACACCGGGCCGACGGTACTGACGATGCCGGATCTGGTGGAGGATGCCTTCGCCGCGGTCGGGGAGCGGATGGCCGACCGGCTGGAACTGATCAGGCTCGCCCCCGCCTACCGGGCGCGGTTCGCCGACGGGTCCCAGCTCGACGTGCACACCGACGGTGCCGCGATGGAGGCCGCAGTCGAGGAGTTCGCGGGGGCCCGGCAGGCGGTCGGCTACCGGCGGCTGCGGATCTGGCTGGAGCGCCTCTACCGGGTGCAGATGCGCCGTTTCATCGACACCAACTTCGACTCACCGCTCCAGCTCGCCCACCCCGACCTGGCCCGCCTCGCGGCGCTCGGCGGTTTCGGCCGGCTCGACGCGCGGATCGGACACTTCGTCTCGGACGAGCGGCTGCGCAGGGTCTTCTCCTTCCAGGCGCTGTACGCGGGCGTGCCCCCGGCACGGGCGCTGGCCGCGTACGCGGTGATCGCCTACATGGACACGGTGGCCGGTGTGTACTTCCCCCGGGGCGGCATGCACGCTCTTCCCCGGGCGATGGCGGACGCGGCCTCCGACGCGGGAGCCGTGCTCCGCTACGGGCAGAGGGTGACCCGGCTGGAGCGTTCGGGTGACCGGGTCACCGCTGTCGTCACCGACCAGGAGCACATTCCGTGCGACGCGGTCGTCCTGACCCCCGATCTGCCCGTCAGCTACCGACTGCTCGGCCGCACCCCGCACCGCCCCCTGCCTCTGCGGCACTCGCCGTCCGCGGTGATCCTGCACGCGGGCACGGATCGCACCTGGCCGGACCTGGCGCACCACACCATCTCCTTCGGCGCGGCCTGGAAGAACACCTTCCACGAACTCACCCGCACCGGCCGGCTGATGTCGGACCCCTCGCTCCTCATCACCCGGCCCACCGCGACCGACCCCTCTCTCGCACCGCCGGGCAAGCACCTCCACTATGTGCTGGCTCCCTGCCCGAACACCGAGGTCGGGCCCGGCGTACGGGAATGGCGGGAGCTGGGACCCCGCTACCGGGACGAGCTGCTGGCCGAGCTGGAGCGCCGCGAGATGCCCGGTCTCGGCGCGGCGATCGAGGAGGAGGGGCTGGTCACGCCGGTCGACTGGACCGCACAGGGGCATGCGGCGGGCACCCCCTTCTCCGTGGCCCACACCTTCCCCCAGACCGGACCCTTCCGGCCGCGCAACCTGGTGCGGGGCACGGTCAACGCCGTCCTCGCCGGTTGCGGCACCACACCCGGTGTCGGCGTGCCGACCGTCCTGATCTCCGGGAAGCTGGCGGCGGAGAGGATCACCGGCCCTCGTATCGCCCGAGCCCCGCGCTCCGCCCCGGGAGGTTCCAGCGCATGA
- a CDS encoding crotonase/enoyl-CoA hydratase family protein has protein sequence MGGTEHLTVRREGATLVLTLNRPQARNALSLPMLVGLYDGWLAADADDTVRSVVLTGAGGAFCAGMDLKALAGGGMEGQEYRERMTADPDLHWKAMLRHHRPRKPVIAAVEGPCVAGGTEILQGTDIRVAGAGATFGLFEVRRGLFPIGGSTVRLPRQIPRTHALEMLLTGRAYTADEAAAIGLIGRVVPDGTALEEALAVAERVNACGPLAVEAVKASVYEGAELAEAEALAAELKRGWPVFATEDAKEGARAFAEKRPPVYRRA, from the coding sequence ATGGGCGGTACGGAACACCTCACCGTGCGGCGCGAAGGCGCCACGCTGGTGCTCACCTTGAACAGACCACAGGCCAGGAACGCACTCTCGTTGCCGATGCTCGTCGGCCTGTACGACGGCTGGCTCGCGGCCGACGCGGACGACACGGTCCGCTCCGTCGTCCTGACCGGAGCGGGCGGCGCGTTCTGCGCCGGCATGGACCTCAAGGCCCTGGCGGGCGGCGGAATGGAGGGGCAGGAGTACCGGGAGCGGATGACGGCCGACCCGGACCTCCACTGGAAGGCGATGCTGCGCCACCACCGCCCGCGCAAACCGGTGATCGCCGCTGTGGAGGGCCCCTGCGTCGCGGGCGGCACCGAGATCCTCCAGGGCACCGACATCCGCGTGGCCGGAGCGGGAGCCACCTTCGGGCTCTTCGAGGTCCGCCGGGGCCTCTTCCCGATCGGCGGCTCCACGGTCCGGCTGCCCCGTCAGATCCCCCGCACCCACGCCCTCGAAATGCTCCTCACCGGCCGCGCCTACACCGCAGACGAGGCCGCCGCCATCGGGCTCATCGGCAGGGTCGTGCCCGACGGAACGGCGCTGGAGGAGGCCCTCGCCGTCGCCGAACGGGTCAACGCCTGCGGGCCGCTCGCCGTCGAGGCCGTCAAGGCGTCGGTCTACGAGGGCGCCGAGCTGGCCGAGGCGGAGGCGCTGGCCGCCGAACTCAAGCGCGGCTGGCCCGTGTTCGCCACCGAAGACGCCAAGGAAGGCGCGCGCGCATTCGCCGAGAAGCGGCCGCCCGTCTACCGGCGCGCCTGA
- a CDS encoding phytoene/squalene synthase family protein has protein sequence MTVHELDAAGIHDPALRAAYTRCRGLNARHGKTYFLATRLLPVDRRPAVHALYGFARWADDIVDDLDTPATPGERARALLGLEAQLEAGLRGARAAEPVIRALADTAARYTIDHRHFTDFLSSMRSDLTVGGYASYEELGRYMHGSAAVIGLQMLPVLGTVVAREEAAPHAAALGVAFQLTNFLRDVGEDLDRGRLYLPTELLAAHGADRDRFEWSRSTGMPDSRITDVLRAAAAHNRAVYRAALPGIAMLAPVSRPCIRTAFVLYSGILDAIEADGYAVLHRRAVVPRRRRAAVALDGLVRAVAVRTVCRRRADAVDASRSAELSRPRTAGGPAPVRREAV, from the coding sequence ATGACCGTCCACGAACTCGATGCAGCGGGCATCCACGATCCCGCGCTCCGGGCCGCTTACACCCGCTGCCGGGGTCTCAACGCACGTCACGGCAAGACCTACTTCCTCGCGACGCGGCTCCTCCCCGTCGACCGGCGGCCGGCCGTCCACGCCCTGTACGGCTTCGCCCGCTGGGCCGACGACATCGTCGATGATCTCGACACCCCGGCCACGCCGGGGGAGCGCGCCCGCGCCCTGCTCGGCCTGGAAGCCCAGCTGGAGGCAGGGTTGCGGGGGGCGCGGGCCGCCGAGCCGGTGATCCGTGCCCTGGCCGACACGGCGGCCAGGTACACCATCGACCATCGGCACTTCACCGACTTCCTGTCCTCCATGCGCAGCGACCTGACGGTCGGCGGCTACGCCTCGTACGAGGAACTCGGCCGGTACATGCACGGCTCGGCCGCGGTGATCGGCCTCCAGATGCTTCCGGTGCTCGGGACGGTGGTGGCGCGCGAGGAAGCGGCACCGCACGCGGCCGCGCTCGGTGTCGCCTTCCAGCTGACCAACTTCCTGCGGGACGTGGGTGAGGACCTGGACCGGGGACGGCTCTATCTGCCGACCGAGCTGCTGGCCGCGCACGGGGCGGACCGGGACCGCTTCGAGTGGAGCCGGAGCACGGGGATGCCGGACAGCCGGATCACCGATGTCCTGCGGGCCGCCGCAGCCCACAACCGAGCCGTCTACCGGGCTGCCCTGCCCGGCATCGCGATGCTCGCCCCGGTGTCGCGGCCCTGCATCCGTACGGCGTTCGTGCTGTACAGCGGCATCCTCGACGCGATCGAGGCGGACGGGTACGCGGTCCTGCACCGCCGGGCGGTCGTCCCGCGCCGACGACGGGCCGCCGTGGCGCTGGACGGTCTGGTGCGGGCGGTCGCGGTGCGCACGGTGTGCCGGCGCCGAGCGGACGCGGTCGATGCGTCCCGGTCCGCCGAGCTGTCCCGGCCGCGGACGGCCGGCGGACCGGCCCCAGTGCGGAGGGAGGCCGTATGA
- a CDS encoding NAD(P)/FAD-dependent oxidoreductase has translation MFARDSGRGHRHGRDRQAAVVPAPAGRARFTGDAPAVAVVGGGIAGIAAATLLAERGVRVTLYEREPGLGGRLSGWPTELTDGTTVTMSRGFHAFFRQYYNLRGLLRRVDPDLGSLTRLPDYPLWHGSGLRDSFARVPRTPPLSAMGFVALSPTFGLRDLVRINPRAAVGLLDVRVPEVYERLDGISATDFLDRIRFPEAAHHLAFEVFSRSFFADPRELSAAELALMFHIYFLGSSEGLLFDVPGEPFPAALWEPLHRYLEIHGVDVRTRTPLRQVRPLPGGGLDLTTDDRTTRYDALVLALDSGALRRLVAASPELGDTDWRARIARLRTAPPFLVSRLWLDRPVAHDRPGFLGTSGYGPLDNVSVLDRWEGEAARWARRTRGSVVELHAYAVAPDADRSAVQDETLRQLHRVYPETRSARLLDARHEWRADCPMFPVGGYRDRPGVRSPDPAVTVAGDMVRTELPVALMERAATSGFLAANALLERWGVRGQTLWTVPRAGRSAVLRRLAALAD, from the coding sequence ATGTTCGCGCGGGACAGCGGCAGGGGACACCGGCACGGCAGGGACCGGCAGGCGGCAGTCGTGCCGGCACCGGCCGGCCGCGCCCGATTCACCGGGGACGCGCCCGCGGTGGCGGTCGTCGGCGGCGGCATCGCGGGGATCGCGGCGGCCACCCTTCTCGCGGAACGCGGCGTACGCGTCACCCTCTACGAGCGCGAACCAGGCCTGGGCGGGAGGCTGTCGGGGTGGCCCACCGAGCTCACCGACGGCACCACGGTGACGATGAGCCGCGGGTTCCACGCGTTCTTCCGGCAGTACTACAACCTGCGCGGACTTCTGCGTCGGGTCGACCCGGACCTCGGTTCCCTGACCCGGCTGCCCGACTACCCGCTGTGGCACGGCTCCGGCCTGCGGGACAGCTTCGCCCGGGTGCCGCGCACGCCTCCGCTCAGCGCCATGGGGTTCGTCGCCCTCAGCCCCACCTTCGGTCTGCGGGACCTGGTCCGGATCAACCCGAGGGCGGCTGTCGGGCTGCTGGACGTGCGGGTGCCCGAGGTCTACGAACGGCTCGACGGGATCAGCGCCACCGACTTCCTCGACCGCATCCGCTTCCCGGAAGCCGCCCACCACCTGGCGTTCGAGGTCTTCTCCCGCAGCTTCTTCGCCGACCCGCGTGAACTGTCGGCGGCCGAACTGGCTCTGATGTTCCACATCTACTTCCTCGGCTCCAGCGAGGGCCTGCTCTTCGACGTGCCCGGCGAACCTTTCCCCGCAGCCCTGTGGGAACCGCTGCACCGCTACCTGGAGATCCACGGCGTCGACGTACGGACCCGGACACCGCTCCGGCAGGTCCGCCCCCTGCCCGGCGGCGGGCTGGACCTCACCACGGACGACCGCACCACCCGGTACGACGCCCTCGTCCTCGCCCTGGACAGCGGCGCCCTGCGCCGCCTCGTCGCCGCGTCCCCCGAGTTGGGCGACACCGACTGGCGCGCACGGATCGCACGGTTGCGCACCGCCCCGCCGTTCCTGGTCTCACGGCTCTGGCTCGACCGGCCCGTGGCGCACGACCGGCCCGGGTTCCTGGGGACCAGCGGCTACGGACCGCTGGACAACGTGAGCGTCCTCGACCGCTGGGAGGGCGAGGCCGCCCGCTGGGCCCGGCGCACGAGAGGCTCGGTCGTCGAGCTGCACGCGTACGCCGTCGCACCGGACGCCGACCGTTCCGCCGTACAGGACGAGACGCTGAGACAACTGCACCGCGTCTACCCGGAGACCCGGAGCGCCCGCCTCCTGGACGCCCGCCACGAATGGCGGGCGGACTGCCCGATGTTCCCCGTGGGCGGCTACCGGGACCGGCCCGGCGTGCGCAGCCCCGACCCCGCAGTCACCGTGGCCGGGGACATGGTCCGCACCGAGCTGCCCGTGGCCCTGATGGAACGCGCGGCCACCAGCGGATTCCTCGCCGCGAACGCCCTGCTGGAACGCTGGGGCGTACGGGGGCAGACGCTCTGGACCGTCCCGCGCGCGGGACGGTCGGCCGTTCTGCGCCGGCTCGCCGCGCTGGCCGACTGA
- a CDS encoding acyl-CoA synthetase, whose amino-acid sequence MEYNLADLFESVVDAVPGREALLYVDHPGTGAERRLTYAELDAAANRIAHHLIDTGIRPGEHLGLHLYNGVEYLQTVLGALKAQIVPVNVNYRYVEKELVYLYRDADLAALVFDGEFDERVAAAAPQAPGLRHLLRVGPAPVAPPTVRVMPFTEAEASGEAGRGFAPRSGDDQFIIYTGGTTGMPKGVMWRQEDLFFSGLGGGAPTGDPVKSPQELAERVAAGGDGITFFPTPPLMHGTSTLTAFIGFNFGQRVVVHRKFVPAEVLRTIEKEKVTSVSLVGDAMLRPLIDCLKGQSRGTDCSSLFSVSSSGAIMSDSVRAEFQALVPTVMLLNNFGSSESGFNGTATADSGPEKGFRVQVNARTAVVDPVTYEPVVPGEPGRIAQRGHVPLGYYNDPAKTADTFFRRGEERWVLLGDMATVDADGIVTVLGRGSQCINTGGEKVYPEEVEQALKSHPDVYDALVAGVPDERWGNRVAAVVQLRSEAQTLTLDEIQAHCRTRLAGYKVPRALVLADRIQRSPSGKADYRWAKAVAAGADRG is encoded by the coding sequence GTGGAGTACAACCTTGCCGACCTGTTCGAATCGGTCGTCGACGCGGTGCCCGGCCGCGAGGCGCTCCTGTACGTCGACCATCCCGGCACGGGCGCGGAGCGGCGGCTCACGTACGCGGAGCTGGACGCCGCCGCCAACCGGATCGCCCATCATCTGATCGACACGGGAATCCGGCCGGGCGAGCACCTGGGGCTGCACCTCTACAACGGGGTCGAATACCTCCAGACCGTGCTGGGAGCCCTCAAGGCGCAGATCGTCCCGGTGAACGTCAACTACCGCTATGTGGAGAAGGAGTTGGTCTACCTCTACCGGGACGCCGACCTGGCGGCGCTGGTCTTCGACGGCGAGTTCGACGAGCGGGTCGCGGCGGCCGCTCCGCAGGCCCCGGGCCTGCGCCACCTCCTCCGGGTGGGGCCCGCCCCCGTCGCTCCCCCGACCGTGCGGGTCATGCCGTTCACCGAGGCGGAGGCGTCGGGCGAGGCCGGGCGCGGCTTCGCACCCCGCTCGGGCGACGACCAGTTCATCATCTACACGGGTGGCACGACCGGGATGCCGAAGGGTGTGATGTGGCGTCAGGAGGATCTGTTCTTCTCGGGCCTGGGCGGCGGCGCCCCGACCGGCGACCCGGTGAAGAGCCCGCAGGAGCTGGCGGAGCGGGTCGCCGCGGGCGGGGACGGGATCACCTTCTTCCCCACCCCGCCACTGATGCACGGGACCTCCACGCTGACCGCGTTCATCGGCTTCAACTTCGGCCAACGCGTCGTCGTGCACCGTAAGTTCGTTCCCGCCGAGGTGCTGCGGACGATCGAGAAGGAGAAGGTCACCAGTGTCTCGCTGGTCGGCGACGCGATGCTGCGCCCGCTGATCGACTGCCTGAAGGGGCAGTCGCGCGGGACGGACTGCTCGTCGCTGTTCTCCGTCTCGAGTTCCGGGGCGATCATGTCGGACTCGGTGCGGGCGGAGTTCCAGGCGCTCGTGCCGACGGTGATGCTGCTGAACAACTTCGGTTCCTCGGAGTCCGGTTTCAACGGCACGGCCACCGCCGACTCGGGACCGGAGAAGGGCTTCCGGGTGCAGGTCAACGCCCGTACGGCCGTGGTGGATCCGGTGACGTACGAGCCGGTGGTCCCGGGCGAGCCGGGCCGCATCGCCCAGCGCGGGCACGTCCCGCTCGGCTACTACAACGACCCGGCCAAGACCGCCGACACCTTCTTCCGCAGGGGCGAGGAGCGGTGGGTGCTGCTGGGCGACATGGCGACCGTGGACGCGGACGGCATCGTCACCGTGCTCGGCCGGGGCTCCCAGTGCATCAACACCGGGGGCGAGAAGGTGTATCCGGAGGAGGTCGAGCAGGCCCTCAAGTCCCATCCGGACGTGTACGACGCGCTCGTCGCGGGCGTACCCGACGAGCGCTGGGGCAACCGGGTCGCCGCCGTGGTCCAACTGCGCTCCGAAGCACAGACGTTGACTCTGGACGAGATACAGGCGCACTGCCGGACCCGGCTCGCCGGCTACAAGGTCCCCCGCGCGCTGGTGCTCGCCGACCGGATCCAGCGCTCACCCAGCGGCAAGGCGGACTACCGCTGGGCGAAAGCGGTGGCGGCGGGGGCCGACCGGGGCTGA
- a CDS encoding thiolase domain-containing protein yields the protein MRDVAIVAFAQTAHRRRTDELSEVELLMPVLHEVLGATGLRANEIGFTCSGSADYFAGRAFSFTMALDGVGAHPPISESHVEMDGAWALYEAWVKIQTGEADTALVYSYGKSSPGRVRDVLTRQLDPYYLAPLWPDSVALAALQAQALIDAGATDEPALAEVAARNRTAAVGNPHAQLTGDVPAGDYLVRPLRTGDCPPIGDGAAAVVLAAGDTARALCARPAWIRGIDHRIEAHGLGVRDLTDSPSARLAAQRAGAFERPVDTAELHAPFTSQEVVLRKALGLGDDVRVNPSGGALAANPVMAAGLIRLGEAAARIHRGESDRALAHATSGPCLQQNLVAVLEGESTHA from the coding sequence ATGCGGGACGTGGCCATCGTCGCCTTCGCCCAGACCGCACACCGGCGGCGCACCGACGAACTCTCCGAGGTCGAGCTGCTGATGCCCGTCCTCCACGAGGTGCTCGGCGCGACCGGCCTCAGGGCGAACGAGATCGGGTTCACCTGCTCCGGCTCCGCCGACTACTTCGCCGGGCGGGCCTTCTCCTTCACCATGGCGCTCGACGGAGTCGGCGCGCATCCGCCCATCTCCGAGTCCCACGTCGAGATGGACGGGGCCTGGGCGCTGTACGAGGCCTGGGTGAAGATCCAGACCGGCGAGGCGGACACCGCGCTCGTCTACTCCTACGGCAAGTCCTCGCCCGGCCGGGTCCGCGACGTCCTCACCCGCCAGCTCGACCCCTACTACCTCGCCCCGCTCTGGCCCGACTCCGTCGCGCTCGCCGCCCTCCAGGCGCAGGCCCTCATCGACGCGGGCGCCACCGACGAACCCGCCCTCGCCGAGGTCGCCGCCCGCAACCGCACCGCCGCCGTCGGCAACCCGCACGCCCAGCTCACCGGCGACGTTCCCGCGGGCGACTACCTCGTGCGGCCGCTGCGCACCGGCGACTGCCCGCCCATCGGTGACGGGGCCGCCGCCGTGGTCCTCGCCGCCGGGGACACCGCCCGCGCCCTGTGCGCGCGGCCCGCCTGGATCCGGGGCATCGACCACCGCATCGAGGCGCACGGCCTCGGCGTCCGCGACCTGACCGACAGCCCCTCCGCACGGCTCGCCGCCCAGCGCGCCGGAGCCTTCGAACGCCCCGTGGACACAGCCGAGTTGCACGCCCCGTTCACCTCGCAGGAGGTCGTCCTGCGCAAGGCCCTCGGGCTCGGCGACGACGTCCGCGTCAATCCCTCGGGCGGCGCGCTCGCCGCCAACCCCGTGATGGCCGCCGGGCTGATCCGGCTCGGCGAGGCCGCCGCCCGTATCCACCGGGGCGAGTCCGACCGGGCGCTCGCGCACGCCACCTCCGGCCCCTGCCTGCAACAGAACCTGGTCGCCGTCCTGGAAGGGGAGAGCACTCATGCCTAA
- a CDS encoding Zn-ribbon domain-containing OB-fold protein, whose protein sequence is MSDILSAPLVVEFPFTRSLGPVQSAFLTGLRERTVLGVRTEGGTVLVPPVEYDPVTANEISDLVEVAPTGTVTTWAWNPDPRRDQPLGTPFAWVLVRLDGAGTALLHALDAPGPDTVRTGMRVRIRWAATRTGAITDIACFEPCDGEPVSTEPAPHTGEFADPVTGIVAPARLDYVHTPGRAQSAYLTALEGHRTVGERCPACRKVYVPPRGVCPTCGVATAEQVEVGPRGTVTTFCIVNIKAKNLDIKVPYVYAHIALDGADLALHGRIAGIPYDQVRMGLRVEPVWTEDARHPDHYRPTGEPDADYDTYKELV, encoded by the coding sequence ATGTCCGACATCCTCAGCGCCCCGCTGGTGGTCGAATTCCCCTTCACCCGATCGCTCGGGCCCGTCCAGAGCGCCTTCCTCACCGGACTGCGCGAACGCACCGTCCTCGGCGTCCGCACGGAGGGCGGCACGGTGCTCGTGCCGCCCGTGGAGTACGACCCCGTCACCGCGAACGAGATCAGCGACCTCGTCGAGGTCGCCCCCACCGGCACCGTCACCACCTGGGCCTGGAACCCGGACCCACGCCGCGACCAGCCGCTCGGCACGCCCTTCGCCTGGGTGCTCGTCCGCCTCGACGGGGCCGGCACCGCGCTCCTGCACGCACTCGACGCGCCGGGCCCGGACACCGTGCGCACCGGGATGCGCGTCCGCATCCGCTGGGCCGCGACGCGCACCGGAGCCATCACCGACATCGCCTGCTTCGAACCGTGCGACGGTGAGCCCGTCAGCACCGAACCCGCTCCACACACAGGGGAGTTCGCCGACCCCGTCACCGGCATTGTCGCCCCGGCCCGCCTCGACTACGTCCATACCCCGGGCCGCGCGCAGAGCGCCTACCTCACCGCCCTCGAAGGCCACCGCACTGTCGGGGAGCGCTGCCCCGCCTGCCGCAAGGTCTACGTCCCGCCGCGCGGAGTCTGCCCCACCTGTGGGGTCGCCACCGCCGAACAGGTCGAGGTCGGCCCGCGCGGCACGGTCACCACCTTCTGCATCGTCAACATCAAAGCGAAGAATCTCGACATCAAGGTCCCGTACGTCTACGCCCACATCGCCCTCGACGGCGCGGACCTCGCGCTGCACGGACGCATCGCCGGAATCCCGTACGACCAGGTGCGCATGGGCCTGCGCGTCGAGCCCGTCTGGACCGAGGACGCCCGTCACCCCGACCACTACCGGCCCACCGGGGAGCCCGACGCCGACTACGACACGTACAAGGAGCTGGTGTAG